From Sulfurovum zhangzhouensis, one genomic window encodes:
- the hypA gene encoding hydrogenase maturation nickel metallochaperone HypA, with protein MHEYSIVQSLLDQCEHYAIENDATSVQKITVKIGVLSGVEIHLFETAFHTFKEGTLCSEAELIIQEQPLLIYCNECDKEHILNEMHIRCPECNSLSVKVLDGEEMYLMQLEMA; from the coding sequence ATGCATGAATACTCTATCGTCCAGTCGCTTCTTGATCAGTGTGAACACTATGCCATAGAAAATGATGCAACTTCTGTGCAAAAGATCACTGTCAAAATAGGAGTGCTCAGTGGGGTAGAAATACACCTCTTTGAAACAGCTTTTCATACCTTTAAAGAAGGAACCCTCTGCAGTGAGGCAGAACTGATCATACAAGAACAACCGTTACTTATCTACTGTAATGAATGTGATAAAGAGCATATCTTAAATGAAATGCACATACGTTGTCCTGAGTGTAACAGTTTATCTGTAAAAGTGTTAGATGGTGAGGAGATGTATCTTATGCAGCTCGAGATGGCTTGA